In candidate division WOR-3 bacterium, a genomic segment contains:
- a CDS encoding JAB domain-containing protein, giving the protein DLYDYYAPLIGSLKQELFKVAAVDGKNALIKDTTISKGILDASLTHPREVFKFAIIENASGLFLIHNHPSGVLKPSEDDLKITERIKNAGDIIGIRIIDHIIIAEEGYYSFSEHNLL; this is encoded by the coding sequence AGGACCTCTATGACTATTATGCACCACTCATTGGCAGTTTAAAACAGGAACTATTCAAGGTTGCGGCAGTGGACGGAAAGAATGCGTTGATAAAAGATACCACAATCTCCAAAGGCATACTTGATGCGAGTCTAACCCATCCGAGAGAAGTCTTTAAATTTGCGATTATTGAAAATGCCAGCGGATTATTTTTAATACACAATCACCCGAGCGGTGTTCTAAAACCTTCTGAAGACGATTTAAAGATTACGGAAAGAATAAAAAATGCTGGTGATATAATCGGGATAAGAATCATTGACCACATCATTATTGCAGAAGAAGGTTATTACTCTTTTTCTGAACATAATCTCTTGTAG